TTGAAGAGATTGGTAATTGTACGTAGAACGAAGTTTTGAAAGGACGTACTGTTAtaatacatacacacatatatatatacatatatatgtaccgATTTATACTGTTTGTGTGAATAACAGATATATGATAGTGATTGGAATTTATGTGTTTCATATGGACGATAAATACCAGatgtgtattataaatattttagtatacaATGAAGTGCGAAAGTATtaccattatttttataaacacattttatatattttctaaaatttgtataaatatatcagGCACGttctataaaacattttgaaattttacttgcAGTCAATATCttgtaacatttatatacacTTTCGAATTTCTCTCCAACTTTATCAACATTATGTCCgtataatttcaaaacattttacataatgcgcataaaatatctataaattataccgtttttcattttttaattataatgaaattacacCGATTAAcatctgtataaaatatcgtctAGTACTTCCGCGAATATGTTTTTCCAGTGaacattagaaaattaatatttacgtacTGATTATTCGTCATACGATGtaaaagaggggaaaaaggtaaaaaaggAGGATAATTAATGATACGCTTCGTACAAAGAacatatcttatattttacacttctatgatattttttacaataactTCGCTCTCAtttcttcattatttataGATTCTGCAACTACtatatacatttcaatttacaaacaataaaatttgacTCTTCAACAGATcgtcaaaaattataaaatttaacaatatcCAATAtccaattataaaattcgtaattaaaatcttagtaataataaaagttgcATTTGTTTGGctttattgatttataaaatcgtGGATTCTGTTGATCATAACTAGTGTAACAAATACTGATCACTTACAGCACATAATCCAGACACCCAAACTCATATAATTTCAGCAACATATTCgccaaaattttatcaatttcatctCCACCTAACTGACGCAACGTTCCTATCCACTCCGACATGTCCATTTGATTGAAGTCTTCCAGTCCTTTGTCAGAATTTCTCATCACCATAGGTAGGAAAAACGCAGCAATGAAAAATCCAAACAgacctttctttttataatccTCGTAGAAAGCCTCGAGCGGATACTGTTCACAATCCATATCATTCTCCTTAAGACACTGTATCAAAGAGTCATGATACGCTTTCAAAACATTATCCAACATATTTTTGTCGACATCCTTCGCGCAATGCAGACATATGAACGTAGACAGATCCAAAATCGGCGACCCATACCGTATTAATGCGAAATCGATAAACATAGTTTTCAGTTTACCATTTTCGTTTTTGAACAACGTGTTATTTATCGTCAAGTCGCCATGACATAGCGTGGCGAGAGGTTCCTCGACTTCGATAAATTTCAGAATCAAATCCTCATACGCGTTCTCTAACCGAGCTTCGAGCTTGTCACAGAATTGTTTATCGTGGCCCTGCTTTCGAAGGTAGCCGAGCCACCTGGTCGCAGTTCCATTGCATACATCATTCATAATGGTCCCTGGATAGAACCTAACTTCCTGGATATTGTTCACGAAATCGAAGAATTCTTCCTTATGATTCTTCTTTACCGTGTACGCTCTCGCGTGGAACCTAGCGATTTCTCGAAACGCAGCTATAGTGTATACCAGCGGTATATCGTTCTTCCATTCGCACAAGCTATAACCTCGCTGAGTAATTACGTTCTCTAGGACGATCACCGAATTAAGGGAGTCATCCTGCTCGACGTAAACACAACGTGGCAGTTGATCGTAATACTTGGCGTATTTTTTATAGAACAATATCTCGTTGTGGAACTGTTCGTTCGATCTCATTATTTCTCGTAAATGGCTCAACGATGACGGTATCTTTACCACAACGCTGTTCGATGTTTCCTTCTCTTCGTCGGCATTGTCGGTAGTCGAGTTAGAGACGATATTAACGAAGAATAAACTCGAAATGAAGAAGGAGTCGTTAGGCGTGGATACTTCGTATCGtatatcattgaaatttttgccGAGATTCGTGGTTATCTTGCCGACCAGAGGGTCTAACCAGGCGTGACAATCCTTCGTTTGTTCGCACATCATGGCATCACCAATTAGCAACGAATATCGCGACGACTGCTCGAATTGCTTTCGATTACAGTTACGATCGTAGACTGACAACGACCATCGCAACTGAGAGTCGACTATTATCTGGTATACACCGATAACATTGACTATGTGACGAAACGAGACGCGAGAGTTAGAGTGGGAGACGCAGAGTACAGGCCATAATATAACGAATCTTTCCCACTGAGGAATTAAATACTTATTTCTATTCACACGATACTTCGGGGAAGGAAGATATTCCCAGAAAAAAAGTGGTTAGTGATGGAGTCAAGTATGTTGCAAGTAGGTTCGATCATTAACCGATTgaaattagttaaattaaattgtccAATGCAGCACTCtttgcatttttcaaaatatgttgAAATACTTGAAGCTTCCTGTgctttttaacttttaaataaagttgTATTGTACAGGCTATTAcgaaatagtttaaatgtagTGAAGAAAAGCATAAATAGCACGGAGCAAATGGTAAAACTTTTCTTTAACAATAAAGTATTCTCGGTATGTTGACATTGTCATTTTAACTAAAACAAGGATAATATAAGTATTTcaaaagagaagaagcaaTACTTTCAAATACACTTGTATGCAAATGTAACAGATTCGAACGCTATATAAATACTTTGGGTAATAAAAAAGGATGCTTCCAAAATGCCTCTTGTATCAAGCACTGATCGAATAGATTCGAAACTTTATAGAAActaaatagagaaatttaattgaatagaaaatataaaaattctccattttcttgaattaatttttctcggCTATCATTCTTAATCACgaggaatttttaatcaaagatgcaaaaatgtaaTGTGTGATATAAAATACTGAAGCATAGTACTTTCTCGTTATATTCACTCGTTATATTTCTGCTTAAGTTCCTTctcttttgtatttgtataaaatatgaataaacattcgcagtctagTTGTAAGTGCAAATaccaaagtaaaatttataggAATCCTTGTCACGTTCACTGCCTACAATTCtatatacttttcttttatttgttatgaGAGTTCAACGAGATGTTCAATGATTCGATTAGTATCCGTGAGAATTTCGACTCATTAGAATGTATATTTACAAGTGCTCATTCTGAAGTTCAAAACCAGCTTCTGAACATCAAATATTTCGCAATTTACAACGAACGAACTATTGTACTTCACGAGGAATATCCAGAACTTATGAAAGGAACCCtgtgtattaaatttaattcgaattatacgtatgtaaGTTAACATAATGTTGAACTCGATCCCATCACTAGTTGTGACGTACTCAGTTGACTGGAAGTATACCTGGACGTAGACTAAATTACGTATGCAATGGctgtttgaaaaaaataaggCGTGGCCTATTCAATTACACGTACTCAGTTGCATAATTCATCACTCCCTACcatattcgataataattgtaaacaaTAATTACACGCTATCGTATATTCATCATTCTTAGCATTTTATAACTCGCTGTCATGATTTTTATGATGATATTTGTGCACGTTCTTCGTATTGTTTTTATGTTTCCTGAATAGGTGTTGTGATTACACTGCGGATACTTATACAAATTCACGCTTTTGTGTATGTAAATAACGAATCtaaactaattgtaagcgGAATTTTGTTTTCCCTGCggaatattataacgagtacaCTTGgatcttttatatattctgtgtatttttgcgtctacaaatttcgtataaacataaaaattctccaGTTATGACTTTATCGCTAACACGACAAATGTTCTCGCCGGTGCTGGAGACtgtgtgaagtataacgtgtCCGCGTGTAAATTggataagaaaagaaacttcTGTCTTAGCTACTTTAGTATGTTGTCTTACGTTCCTGTatgttttgaataattataatacaagtTCTTATAATAGGATTAATTtagtttgtaaatatttaatatttgatttatcatTATGTTCTACATTTGGAATTTGCTGCTCTTTCGTACCGATGTGTATAAACCTTAACATTGCAATTGATAATTACGGCCACTTAAGCTTAACTCTCGTAAATGTTCCAGGAAGAAGCACATAGAGAAGAGCGAGAGGAAAATTTAACGTGTGTATGATACAGGGAAAgatgtcattttttaattttacattttttaattttcttcaattcttaaactaataaaataaatacataaattttatgcagctatttttgttacaaaagCTGTTTCAGATATGACCAGTAGCTTAGTCAAGTAGCATGTAAAACCGAATTTACACTGTGTGGTTTCATGCTGCAGTTTCACAATGGATGATTCATCGAAAAACATCACTGTCATTCTCCTCGTTTCATCCGCAATGATTCTCCAAGGTGAATGGTGTAAATTTAgctttatttcttatttgatTAAACTATTGAATATTGTCTGAACCAGCCTTAATCTCTAAGCGGCAATACGTTTCAAGGACAGGCAGAATCCAGTTCCGATTCTCAACCGCAAGTAATCATCTTCGTTTAATTCTGAACCGGTTCTCAGAATCAATCTCTAGGATCCAGACTCAaggcaatttcattttccctCTGTTCTGCCACTTCTTCTCTTACCAAAGGTTCGTTCAGCTCGCGAAGGTGCGACGATCTTGGCAAAAAAAGACCTCAAGACGAATTTCTCCGAACAACACCGAACAGTGCGCGACaatgaaagggaaagaaacaGGTCGAAAAGGATGATAAAGAAGCGACCAGCGCAACTGGAGCAGGCGGATGCCACGATCCAGAAAGGCAAGCAGCGCAAAATCGTCTTCTTCGCTTCTTCGCGAGATGAAATTAACTGAATTGGCTGCGCACTAGTGGACTCTTCTGACGTTCTAGACAAAACGAAAGCTACGATACCGCGGCAGAACGTCTCGAGAGAAGACGTTTAGTGGTCTTATTTGTAACTTTGTAATTACAAAAGGCCTTGTGTCAAAAGTATGCAACAGTACAGGCAATTCTGAATAGTAGCGTACAAAGTACATATGTAACCTTAGTCAACGTTGTTTTTTTATGTGGTTGACGGTTCAAGTACAAGGCTATTCGTCCACATGTCAACAATCTATTACAATCTATTACACTCTaacacgataaaaattcaaattcgatcGATATCATGCTCAGTTCTGTACCGTgtacctttttttctcttttggcttcacatgaaatttataaaatttttaggaACCAGTGCGTCCGCCCACTCGCGATATGCGTTTATGAATTTTACATCAAACATAGTAGTTTCATGCTTCGTTGACTAATCtgatattctaataaattatactttcgtAATTTCCTTCATCGAGCGTATTTTTCGTCGACATTTGATTTAGAAAAAGTTCACGAGTTAGCAGAGTCGGTCTTCATCTAGCAAATGGCGCAGGTTATTCGTATATACTCGGgtatttcaacgaaattgaTTACCTTTCTCTGTTCGAATGAAACACGCGAGAAAGCTTTTTCAGTTCGAATAACCACCTGGAGCGATTTCGTCGGAATCGATTGGTCCCCGCATATCTTTCCGcggtttaaataaaatattccgcTAAACCTGTTTCCCACTCGAGCTTTCCCACTGCATTTTCCCGAACCGTTGATAGAGGTTCTTGCGAGCAACGATAATTTCTGTTCGTCACCCTGTCTGTTATTTTCCCGTTGAAAATTCCGCCAGACATAAAGACGGGTGGTGTTAAGAAGGAACAGCAGCCAGTACTCTTCGGTACAAACCGAGGCagattaaatttccattgcaaatttcattcgatatgGCTCTTCAGCTACGTGACGATTTACCTCATCCCCTTGAACTGTCTTTCATTTATGCAACGACGAGCTGCGTCGTCGAACCTTCAGACACGGAAAATAATACGCGTTAAACTGCTTATCGA
This DNA window, taken from Bombus pyrosoma isolate SC7728 linkage group LG6, ASM1482585v1, whole genome shotgun sequence, encodes the following:
- the LOC122568782 gene encoding uncharacterized protein LOC122568782, whose amino-acid sequence is MMCEQTKDCHAWLDPLVGKITTNLGKNFNDIRYEVSTPNDSFFISSLFFVNIVSNSTTDNADEEKETSNSVVVKIPSSLSHLREIMRSNEQFHNEILFYKKYAKYYDQLPRCVYVEQDDSLNSVIVLENVITQRGYSLCEWKNDIPLVYTIAAFREIARFHARAYTVKKNHKEEFFDFVNNIQEVRFYPGTIMNDVCNGTATRWLGYLRKQGHDKQFCDKLEARLENAYEDLILKFIEVEEPLATLCHGDLTINNTLFKNENGKLKTMFIDFALIRYGSPILDLSTFICLHCAKDVDKNMLDNVLKAYHDSLIQCLKENDMDCEQYPLEAFYEDYKKKGLFGFFIAAFFLPMVMRNSDKGLEDFNQMDMSEWIGTLRQLGGDEIDKILANMLLKLYEFGCLDYVL